One region of Chlorobiota bacterium genomic DNA includes:
- a CDS encoding DUF2461 domain-containing protein yields the protein MNDLLPDTPPPIPFEGFSAKTFQFLHGLKENNNKPWFDAHRAEYEEHLRQPSKSLVSQMAALFAEHGLPLMADQRRSLFRINRDIRFSKDKSPYKTHIGIAFLMEGLGEGEWFGCYFSFQPEGARGIDSYCGGGVHQPSAPALKRLRERIASNHQELAQLASDSEFLAVYPNGLRGESLKRMPKGYEESHPAAPYLKLTSFEFGAKLTQKQLTSLELPQTILQHCIAAMPLLEFFAEK from the coding sequence ATGAACGATCTCCTTCCCGATACGCCGCCGCCCATTCCGTTTGAGGGATTCAGCGCGAAGACCTTTCAGTTCCTGCATGGGCTGAAGGAGAACAACAACAAGCCGTGGTTCGATGCCCACCGCGCCGAGTATGAGGAGCATCTGCGCCAGCCAAGCAAGTCGCTGGTAAGCCAAATGGCGGCCCTGTTTGCCGAGCATGGGCTGCCGCTGATGGCCGACCAACGCCGCTCGCTGTTCCGCATCAACCGCGACATCCGATTTTCCAAAGACAAATCCCCCTACAAAACCCACATCGGCATTGCATTCCTGATGGAGGGATTGGGGGAAGGGGAGTGGTTCGGTTGCTATTTCAGCTTCCAGCCGGAAGGGGCGCGGGGGATTGATAGCTACTGTGGCGGCGGGGTTCATCAGCCCTCGGCACCCGCGCTGAAACGGCTGCGGGAGCGGATTGCCAGCAACCACCAAGAGCTGGCGCAACTGGCCAGCGATTCAGAATTTTTGGCGGTCTATCCAAACGGACTGCGGGGGGAATCGCTGAAGCGGATGCCGAAGGGATACGAGGAATCTCACCCCGCCGCTCCCTATCTGAAACTGACCAGTTTCGAGTTCGGAGCCAAGCTGACGCAGAAGCAACTCACCAGCCTGGAGCTTCCGCAGACGATCCTACAGCACTGCATCGCGGCAATGCCGTTGTTGGAGTTTTTTGCGGAGAAGTAA
- a CDS encoding AAA family ATPase, with protein MGTHPSTDPLLSFLNRGVLPFVGRDREVGAIMQFWEGTVQADGLRLALLIGEAGQGKSRLIEEIAARIAARAGIVAHVKVYPESTTSLIALLSRSLAVAPSTSAILRSDPEPNLPSVADALRRLSRLRPMMLAVEDVHLLAGSSLAEFAQLLDALADETFPILCAARPVDMGARGVMERWLHTEITLHGLDGAAVRQMWHTLFQQEIEVPSMQALQGATSGNPLAVRSALRGAMTGALREERSPGSVPYVRLSTADLLASVQRSVTLLADGMTAHLSPEELANARQLALLGEIFSAEAAEMVIEGNAAEAVRTLRYRGIISQAAAGSTPIPGGNGGSSQPPLSFTHTLLHHHLIDAHPTDVHPTEKTESLPALLWKLCTAPLPLYSFQPFLLLAPIAHQLNISAEEAYDGVAAMMERTRWMNVALLETGGRDLLNCGKAIRQAFASRWSSGQQQENELLLIATDLRTRRLELYTDQFEQDVQHYLQLTEGAESEAVARHRLNGLATIHAITNMRHYAQRRDTWQEGLRIVERHPRLRRGHDWINFLRQLAQSSALDHAIIRAVEREVETLIEVEGLDEEFKERCWREIAPFLLDTFSNPLELEKRRQLCQRLLDSVHASDPQTLSRVVSFYYNIGQANDALQLLERLLPLLKSHHILTNYYSHRLKRLHLRAGFGLSPSQIEAEVDRLIAETPAPIRDGFRRFVGLILPQLYVHLGDDAALRDCIARRTLDRSQLFPDVLALAAETSDERATILHRIRSEELLPPDISRLIALLQSPESEADPAIAILFQQMELNILRLTDLIFLRLAFQLIGEMDPGLRKRLHGQAAALFGRVMDWLSTRELWAFMLPFLEQFGEEYLGKKELKQWRDRTATIAEQRRPADHGLQEILLKMIGTVEAVLPDGRVIPIRGGRLRAVLGLMVANAMQKQPLEPREFRHLAAGGEGDPEHARKTMNAAVFRLRELLGQQVIRTEGETPMLNLQAVRVDILTARHLLRDAARAVRDGALRRAFPAVMEALELTHGEVPFPTLYEELFEAAREDFEHLLRSTTLRVASGLLREADPASAEELLRRAHAMMPEDEEVLEMLNESLTQQGKRTEAARLRLRAMMEME; from the coding sequence ATGGGAACTCATCCATCTACCGACCCCCTTCTCTCCTTCCTCAATCGTGGCGTGCTTCCGTTTGTGGGGCGCGATCGGGAGGTGGGGGCGATCATGCAATTCTGGGAAGGAACCGTGCAGGCCGACGGGCTTCGCCTTGCGCTGCTGATTGGGGAAGCGGGGCAGGGGAAAAGCCGATTGATTGAAGAAATCGCGGCGCGGATAGCCGCACGCGCGGGGATTGTTGCCCATGTGAAGGTCTATCCCGAATCCACCACATCCCTTATCGCCCTCCTCTCCCGCTCCCTTGCTGTTGCGCCTTCCACCTCGGCCATCCTTCGGTCCGACCCCGAGCCGAACCTCCCTTCGGTTGCCGATGCGTTGCGGCGGCTTTCGCGGCTGCGCCCGATGATGCTTGCCGTTGAGGATGTTCACCTTCTGGCGGGAAGCTCCCTTGCCGAGTTCGCCCAACTGCTTGATGCCCTTGCCGATGAAACCTTCCCCATCCTGTGCGCCGCCCGCCCGGTGGATATGGGTGCGCGTGGCGTGATGGAACGCTGGCTCCACACGGAGATCACCCTGCATGGCCTTGACGGCGCGGCGGTCCGGCAGATGTGGCACACGTTGTTCCAGCAAGAAATAGAGGTCCCGTCCATGCAGGCATTGCAAGGGGCAACCTCTGGGAATCCCCTTGCGGTGCGCTCGGCATTGCGCGGGGCGATGACCGGAGCGTTGCGCGAAGAACGCTCCCCGGGAAGCGTCCCCTACGTGCGGCTTTCCACCGCCGATCTTCTTGCATCGGTTCAACGAAGCGTCACGCTGCTGGCCGACGGAATGACGGCGCACCTATCACCCGAAGAGCTTGCAAACGCCAGGCAGCTTGCCTTGCTTGGCGAAATCTTCTCGGCGGAAGCAGCCGAAATGGTGATTGAGGGGAACGCCGCCGAAGCAGTGCGGACCTTGCGGTATCGCGGCATCATCAGCCAAGCCGCTGCGGGGTCAACGCCGATTCCTGGCGGCAACGGCGGCAGCAGCCAGCCCCCGCTTTCTTTCACCCACACCTTGCTTCACCACCACCTGATTGATGCTCACCCAACTGATGTCCACCCAACTGAAAAAACCGAATCACTTCCCGCTCTTCTCTGGAAGCTCTGCACCGCTCCTCTCCCTCTCTATTCTTTCCAACCCTTCTTGCTCCTTGCTCCAATCGCTCACCAGCTGAACATTTCCGCAGAAGAGGCTTACGATGGAGTTGCGGCAATGATGGAGAGAACAAGATGGATGAACGTTGCACTGCTGGAGACCGGAGGGCGCGATCTGTTGAACTGTGGCAAAGCGATCCGGCAGGCGTTCGCAAGCAGATGGAGCAGCGGCCAGCAGCAGGAGAACGAGCTTCTGCTAATCGCCACCGACTTGCGCACCCGTCGGCTGGAGCTTTACACCGACCAATTCGAGCAAGATGTTCAGCACTACCTTCAGCTAACCGAAGGCGCGGAATCGGAGGCCGTTGCCCGGCACCGGCTGAACGGGCTTGCCACCATCCACGCCATCACGAATATGCGCCACTACGCCCAGCGGCGCGACACATGGCAGGAAGGCTTGCGCATTGTTGAACGCCACCCCAGGTTGCGGCGCGGCCACGATTGGATCAACTTCCTTCGCCAGCTTGCGCAGTCTTCGGCACTGGACCATGCGATTATCCGCGCGGTAGAGCGGGAGGTGGAAACATTGATTGAGGTGGAAGGGCTTGATGAAGAATTCAAAGAACGATGCTGGCGCGAGATTGCCCCGTTCCTTCTGGACACATTCTCCAACCCGCTGGAGCTGGAGAAGCGACGCCAGCTTTGCCAGCGGCTGCTTGATTCGGTCCATGCTTCCGATCCGCAAACGCTTTCGCGGGTGGTCTCCTTTTACTACAACATCGGCCAGGCCAACGATGCGTTGCAGCTTCTTGAGCGATTGCTCCCGCTGCTGAAATCGCACCACATCCTCACCAACTACTACTCCCACCGGCTGAAGCGCCTTCATCTGCGCGCCGGGTTTGGGCTAAGTCCCAGCCAGATTGAAGCCGAGGTGGACCGCCTGATTGCCGAAACGCCCGCGCCCATTCGCGACGGCTTCCGGCGGTTTGTGGGGCTGATACTCCCGCAGCTGTACGTCCATTTGGGGGACGATGCGGCCTTGCGGGATTGCATCGCCCGCCGCACCTTGGACCGGTCGCAGCTGTTCCCCGATGTTCTTGCATTGGCCGCCGAAACCAGCGACGAACGCGCCACCATCCTGCACCGAATCCGAAGCGAAGAATTGCTCCCCCCCGACATCTCACGGCTGATTGCGCTTCTGCAATCCCCCGAATCGGAAGCGGACCCGGCCATTGCCATCCTGTTCCAACAGATGGAGTTGAACATCCTTCGCCTAACCGACTTGATCTTCTTGCGGCTGGCATTCCAGCTTATTGGGGAAATGGACCCCGGGCTGCGGAAACGCCTGCATGGCCAAGCCGCCGCGCTGTTCGGCAGGGTGATGGACTGGCTAAGCACGCGGGAACTGTGGGCGTTTATGCTCCCATTCTTGGAGCAATTTGGGGAGGAGTATCTGGGCAAGAAGGAGCTGAAACAGTGGCGCGACCGCACCGCAACCATTGCCGAGCAACGCCGCCCGGCCGACCATGGCTTGCAAGAAATTCTGTTGAAGATGATTGGGACGGTGGAGGCGGTTCTTCCCGACGGGAGGGTGATACCGATTCGTGGCGGGCGGTTGCGCGCCGTGCTGGGGCTGATGGTTGCCAACGCCATGCAGAAGCAACCGCTGGAGCCGCGTGAGTTCCGCCACCTTGCCGCCGGTGGCGAGGGGGACCCGGAGCACGCACGCAAAACGATGAACGCGGCGGTCTTCCGGCTACGCGAACTGCTGGGGCAGCAGGTAATCCGCACCGAAGGGGAAACGCCAATGCTGAACCTTCAGGCCGTTCGGGTGGATATTTTGACGGCGCGCCACTTGCTTCGTGATGCGGCCCGCGCCGTTCGCGATGGGGCACTGCGGCGCGCCTTCCCTGCGGTGATGGAAGCGTTAGAACTTACCCACGGCGAGGTCCCCTTCCCAACGTTGTACGAAGAGCTGTTCGAGGCCGCCCGCGAAGATTTCGAGCATCTGCTCCGCTCCACAACGCTCCGCGTAGCCTCCGGCCTGCTGCGCGAGGCCGACCCCGCCAGTGCCGAGGAATTGCTCCGCCGCGCACACGCAATGATGCCGGAGGATGAGGAAGTGTTGGAGATGTTGAACGAGTCGCTAACGCAGCAAGGGAAGCGAACCGAAGCCGCCCGCCTGCGCTTGCGAGCGATGATGGAAATGGAGTGA
- a CDS encoding PP2C family protein-serine/threonine phosphatase, which translates to MNPMMESALPQDAAVTSLDINALLELSRLLIESDSPDFILNNLLLTLMGKFGLGRAAVAVADSNDPHLFHTTIIKGGGGGLAGSQLRRAATPENNGEFELEPETEAMLERNNIGYALPLQFGERTFGMVLLGKPFTNRELSQNDLTYAALVRTIAAIALEGCSARGSLRHANRKLERRVHRLRSLFEASQEFNALLDHDGILRLLGYTLMGEMTISKYAVALKIGEEYRFAVNRFPQAPPTECLPSLAERGPMMFGPEAATDPHLAELHQLGIRASIPMEMQGETRGLLLIGQRLNQMMDDEDLEYLGALTSLAIGGLETARLLQEMIEKNRLEEDLRIAAEIQKGLLPLVLPTLPGYQIAARTIPTQQVGGDCYDAIELGEGRVLLSVADVSGKGTPASLLMANFQAALRALAGLNLPLSELAARVNDIINGNTSADKFITAFFGILDPSEGTFRYVNAGHNPPYHFHKNGTDALDVGGLILGVMPTLIPYQVGEISMAPGDMVILYTDGVTEAMSKQREEYGDDRLQALFAGNYSITAEQAVDRACYDIAIHTQGAAQSDDITLLVVNRQA; encoded by the coding sequence ATGAATCCTATGATGGAATCCGCGTTGCCGCAGGACGCTGCTGTCACCTCGCTCGACATCAATGCGCTGTTGGAGCTAAGCCGATTGCTGATTGAATCGGACAGCCCCGATTTTATCCTGAACAACCTGCTGCTGACGCTGATGGGGAAGTTTGGTCTGGGTCGCGCTGCCGTTGCGGTGGCCGATTCCAACGATCCGCACCTGTTCCACACAACCATCATCAAAGGAGGCGGCGGCGGGCTGGCGGGAAGCCAGTTGCGGCGCGCAGCCACACCGGAAAACAACGGGGAATTTGAGCTTGAGCCAGAGACCGAAGCGATGCTTGAGCGCAACAATATCGGCTACGCACTCCCCTTGCAATTTGGCGAGCGAACGTTCGGGATGGTGCTGCTTGGCAAGCCTTTCACCAACCGCGAGCTTTCCCAGAATGACCTTACGTACGCCGCGCTGGTCCGCACCATTGCCGCCATTGCGCTGGAGGGGTGCAGCGCGCGCGGCTCGCTTCGCCATGCCAACCGGAAGCTGGAGCGGCGCGTGCATCGGTTGCGATCCCTGTTCGAGGCCAGCCAGGAGTTCAACGCGCTGCTGGATCACGACGGCATCTTGCGGCTGTTAGGATACACTTTGATGGGGGAGATGACCATCAGCAAGTACGCGGTGGCGTTGAAGATCGGGGAGGAATACCGCTTTGCTGTCAACCGCTTCCCCCAGGCTCCGCCGACGGAGTGTCTTCCTTCCCTTGCCGAGCGCGGTCCCATGATGTTCGGCCCGGAAGCCGCAACCGATCCGCACCTTGCCGAGCTTCACCAGCTTGGCATCCGCGCTTCGATTCCGATGGAGATGCAGGGGGAGACGCGCGGGCTGCTGCTGATTGGCCAACGGCTGAACCAGATGATGGACGATGAGGACCTGGAGTACTTGGGGGCGTTGACTTCGCTGGCGATTGGCGGGCTGGAGACCGCACGGCTGCTGCAGGAGATGATCGAGAAGAATCGGTTGGAGGAGGACCTGCGGATTGCTGCCGAAATCCAGAAAGGGTTGCTGCCGCTGGTGTTGCCAACCCTCCCTGGCTACCAGATTGCGGCGCGCACAATCCCAACCCAGCAAGTTGGGGGCGACTGCTACGATGCCATTGAGCTTGGGGAAGGGCGCGTGCTCCTTTCGGTGGCCGATGTCTCGGGAAAAGGGACCCCGGCTTCGCTTCTGATGGCCAACTTCCAGGCGGCGTTGCGTGCGTTGGCGGGGCTGAACTTGCCGTTGTCGGAGCTTGCTGCGCGGGTGAACGACATCATCAACGGCAACACCTCGGCCGATAAATTCATCACCGCATTTTTCGGCATTCTGGACCCCAGCGAAGGGACCTTCCGCTACGTGAATGCTGGCCACAACCCCCCTTACCATTTCCACAAAAACGGGACCGACGCATTGGATGTTGGGGGATTGATTCTGGGGGTGATGCCAACGCTGATTCCGTATCAAGTTGGCGAAATCAGCATGGCGCCGGGGGATATGGTGATCCTGTACACCGATGGCGTTACCGAGGCGATGAGCAAGCAGCGCGAGGAGTACGGCGACGACCGGCTGCAGGCGTTGTTCGCTGGCAATTACTCCATCACTGCCGAGCAAGCGGTGGACCGCGCTTGCTACGACATCGCGATTCACACACAGGGGGCGGCGCAGTCGGATGACATCACCCTGCTGGTGGTTAATCGGCAGGCGTAG
- a CDS encoding NHL repeat-containing protein: protein MLLPLVFLLYFGQFSGACDLDTDVQGNIIVADCAGNSIVLFSPRGDSLRMVGGYGSGTLQLDQPMAVAARQGNDLYVADHNNHRVQRFNRMLDYVTTIATRDGANERARFGYPRDVAVSRQGDLFVVDGENRRVVKFTARGMWERTFGDQTSGAARLADPQRIELDEADNIYVIDAGRVAQFDPFGSYVRDLPLPPEFSPTNLSIAGDTLLLSDGSSIHLYSAATRQWIDQFPLEAKDPAAAVLLRNGIFVMAYATRCGVYSKDGF, encoded by the coding sequence ATGCTGCTTCCTCTTGTATTCCTTCTCTACTTCGGCCAGTTTTCCGGCGCGTGCGATCTGGATACTGATGTTCAGGGGAATATCATCGTTGCCGATTGCGCAGGGAACTCCATCGTGCTCTTCTCCCCCCGTGGCGACTCGCTCCGAATGGTGGGGGGATATGGAAGCGGGACTTTGCAACTGGACCAACCAATGGCCGTGGCTGCGCGCCAGGGGAACGACCTGTACGTTGCCGACCACAACAACCACCGGGTCCAACGTTTCAACCGGATGCTGGATTACGTCACCACCATTGCCACACGCGACGGCGCAAACGAGCGCGCCCGTTTTGGCTACCCACGCGACGTAGCGGTAAGCCGGCAAGGGGACCTGTTTGTGGTGGATGGCGAAAACCGCAGGGTGGTGAAATTCACTGCGCGGGGAATGTGGGAGCGGACGTTTGGGGACCAAACCAGCGGCGCGGCGCGGCTTGCGGACCCGCAACGGATTGAGCTTGACGAGGCGGACAATATCTACGTGATTGATGCGGGGCGCGTGGCCCAGTTCGATCCGTTTGGCAGCTATGTTCGGGACCTTCCGCTTCCGCCCGAATTTTCCCCGACCAACCTTAGCATTGCCGGCGACACGCTGCTGCTGTCGGACGGCTCCAGCATCCATCTCTACTCCGCAGCCACGCGCCAATGGATAGACCAATTCCCCCTTGAAGCAAAGGACCCCGCCGCCGCGGTGCTGCTTCGCAACGGAATTTTTGTGATGGCTTACGCCACGCGTTGTGGGGTGTACAGCAAGGATGGTTTCTGA
- a CDS encoding S8 family serine peptidase — protein MKALHLFLLMLLAVATLPAQTGQPHTVGSDLIPNRVLVKFTRDAARSGITPLLLGGVAAQFGISDVRPWLNPALVKWRMAMYKSTSQSQEAGLLRIAVVEYSARVDPRHVAQSLAKLPGVEYAEPIGRPRLLLQPNDPSLADQWYLEKISAMEAWDSVQADSTLLIAITDTGIEPDHEDLAAAIWKNPGENGTDSEGKEKSTNGKDDDGNGYVDDWRGYDFSGYDGLHPDNNPSPAGEGHGTEGAGIAAGIANNDRGIAGVAYGARLMSLKIATDGASPDLVNGYESILYAAKMGAQVINCSWGDVVRSRAEQEVIDVVVGNYNAVVVAAAGNSGIETPLYPASYRGVISVAATDEEDRRASFSRYNYFVDLAAPGTRLLTTDIGNSYRRDDGTSFACPMVAGAAALLIKKYPGLDPEQIAEVLRSSCDDITGSLPPQVVNKFGAGRLNLSRAVTQGPAVRSARMVEYKLNDQNGDGIPDAGEQVSIQVTIKNLLAPTDSLVVTMEQANYPTLVIGNNRVRFNNLATGATATSATGNFTLTIPSQMAANSELVLKVSTITLDRVNNDYITLQISPTYQTTDLNKITATFNSTGNIAYNGLNRGQGDGFTYGTSRRLLFHGGLVVGSAADHVADVVRVGGLSQGTAQGFQMVKPYRLTVAPDSSVQTGRALFNDSAMLKESRVGVEVALTTTEYREAASENFVILRYRLKNISGAPIANLHCGLYLDWDVGLDGLGDVAGYDSAFRLGYQQNPGMEQNKIYTGAAILEGEGNNFYAINNDDPENGVQVDFSPAKKWGKISGGLARTLSDPGDASMMIAAGPLSIAAGDTTTVAFALLAAQDFQTLRQSVAQAKKVYNGTSVVPEEPVASPLLQLFPNPARGSVMVEWSDASQRPGAIEVHDLLGREIVRVPVPSGSQRLQLPLHGIPAGLYRITLSSGNQRAVRNFIVE, from the coding sequence ATGAAAGCCCTCCATCTCTTCTTGCTAATGCTGCTGGCCGTTGCCACGCTTCCGGCCCAAACCGGGCAACCGCACACCGTGGGGTCCGATCTGATCCCCAATCGGGTTCTTGTCAAATTCACTCGCGATGCCGCACGCAGCGGGATCACCCCGTTGCTGCTTGGCGGCGTGGCCGCGCAGTTCGGCATCAGCGACGTTCGCCCGTGGCTGAACCCGGCCCTGGTGAAGTGGCGAATGGCCATGTACAAATCCACCAGCCAATCGCAAGAAGCCGGGCTGTTGCGGATTGCGGTGGTGGAGTACTCCGCCAGGGTGGACCCGCGCCACGTTGCGCAATCGCTGGCAAAGCTGCCGGGGGTGGAGTATGCCGAACCGATTGGCCGCCCGCGGCTGCTTCTGCAACCGAACGACCCTTCCCTTGCCGACCAATGGTATCTGGAAAAAATCAGCGCGATGGAGGCGTGGGATAGCGTGCAAGCCGATAGCACCCTGCTGATTGCCATCACCGACACCGGAATCGAGCCGGACCACGAGGACCTTGCCGCAGCAATCTGGAAAAACCCGGGCGAGAACGGAACCGACAGCGAGGGGAAGGAGAAAAGCACGAACGGAAAAGATGACGACGGCAACGGCTACGTTGACGATTGGCGCGGCTACGATTTTTCCGGCTACGACGGCCTCCACCCCGATAACAATCCATCCCCCGCGGGCGAAGGCCACGGGACCGAAGGGGCCGGAATCGCCGCAGGAATTGCCAACAACGACCGTGGGATTGCCGGCGTGGCATACGGTGCGCGGCTGATGTCGCTGAAAATTGCCACCGACGGCGCAAGCCCTGATCTTGTTAACGGCTACGAGTCCATCCTGTACGCCGCCAAAATGGGGGCGCAGGTGATTAATTGCAGCTGGGGCGATGTGGTCCGTTCGCGGGCCGAGCAGGAGGTGATTGATGTGGTGGTTGGCAACTACAACGCAGTGGTGGTGGCCGCCGCCGGAAACAGTGGGATAGAAACTCCGCTGTATCCCGCCAGCTATCGCGGCGTTATCTCCGTTGCCGCCACCGATGAGGAGGACCGGCGCGCATCGTTCAGCCGCTACAATTACTTCGTGGACCTTGCCGCCCCCGGCACCCGCTTGCTAACAACCGACATCGGCAACAGCTACCGCCGCGACGACGGGACCTCCTTCGCTTGCCCAATGGTGGCGGGCGCGGCGGCGTTGCTGATAAAAAAATATCCGGGGCTGGACCCTGAGCAAATCGCCGAGGTGCTCCGCTCCAGCTGCGACGACATCACCGGATCGCTTCCGCCGCAGGTGGTCAATAAATTTGGCGCGGGGCGGTTGAACTTGTCCCGCGCCGTTACCCAAGGCCCAGCGGTGCGGTCGGCGCGGATGGTGGAGTACAAACTGAACGACCAAAATGGCGATGGAATCCCCGACGCTGGGGAGCAGGTCTCCATCCAAGTCACCATAAAAAATCTGCTTGCCCCAACCGATAGTTTGGTGGTTACGATGGAGCAGGCCAACTATCCGACCCTGGTGATTGGCAACAACCGTGTGCGGTTCAACAACTTGGCCACCGGGGCAACCGCAACCTCGGCCACCGGCAACTTCACCCTGACGATTCCTTCGCAGATGGCCGCAAATAGTGAGTTGGTGCTGAAAGTCAGCACCATCACGTTGGACAGGGTGAACAATGATTACATCACCCTCCAGATTTCCCCAACCTACCAGACAACCGATCTCAACAAGATCACCGCAACGTTCAACAGCACGGGGAACATTGCCTACAACGGCTTGAACCGTGGGCAAGGGGATGGCTTCACCTACGGAACCAGCCGCCGGCTGCTGTTCCACGGTGGGTTGGTGGTGGGGTCCGCTGCGGATCATGTTGCCGATGTTGTCCGCGTTGGGGGATTGTCGCAAGGGACCGCACAAGGCTTCCAGATGGTGAAGCCGTATCGGCTGACGGTTGCCCCCGATTCCTCGGTGCAAACGGGCCGAGCACTCTTCAACGATTCGGCGATGCTGAAGGAATCGCGAGTCGGGGTTGAAGTGGCCCTGACCACAACGGAGTATCGCGAGGCGGCTTCGGAGAATTTTGTGATCCTCCGCTACCGGCTGAAAAACATCTCCGGTGCGCCAATCGCCAACCTCCATTGCGGGCTGTACCTTGATTGGGATGTTGGGTTGGATGGCCTGGGCGACGTTGCCGGCTACGACTCCGCATTCCGTTTGGGATACCAGCAAAACCCTGGGATGGAGCAGAATAAAATCTACACGGGGGCGGCAATTCTTGAGGGGGAGGGGAATAACTTCTACGCCATCAACAACGACGACCCAGAGAACGGCGTGCAGGTGGATTTCAGCCCGGCAAAGAAGTGGGGGAAAATCTCCGGCGGACTTGCCCGCACCCTTAGCGACCCTGGGGATGCCAGCATGATGATTGCTGCGGGTCCACTTTCCATTGCCGCCGGCGACACAACAACCGTGGCGTTTGCGCTGCTGGCTGCCCAGGATTTCCAAACGCTTCGCCAAAGCGTGGCGCAGGCAAAAAAGGTGTACAACGGGACCAGCGTTGTTCCGGAAGAACCCGTTGCTTCCCCGTTGCTGCAACTCTTCCCGAACCCTGCTCGCGGAAGTGTGATGGTGGAATGGAGTGATGCTTCGCAACGCCCGGGAGCCATTGAAGTTCACGACCTGTTGGGGCGGGAAATTGTGCGGGTTCCGGTTCCGTCCGGAAGCCAGCGGTTGCAGCTTCCGTTGCACGGGATTCCAGCGGGGCTGTATCGGATAACTCTATCGTCCGGAAACCAGCGTGCGGTGCGGAACTTCATTGTTGAGTAA
- the thiO gene encoding glycine oxidase ThiO: MTHTALYDWCVIGGGIAGLAAARALAQRGQRVAIVEQGKFGNGATAAAGGMLAPLVEARVAEPHTLHFGFEALRFYPEFIRQLEAEAEMEVGYRTDGTLVVGVDRDQTEQLRHLFAEQQRLQLPVEWFSGYELRELEPYLSPTIAGGIRSGYDHQVDNQLLAEALRRTLVRLDVGVMEGVGELHPQRVDGIWKIEGDGVPGTPLAAANVLLAEGASARALRRLLPELGRHLRPVKGQVLRLDQRELHLLDHVVRTPEVYLVPKSDGRLVVGASAEEQGFDDRITAGVMFELLRAAWECVPAIRELPILETTVGFRPATSDHLPLIGWTPIPGLAVATGYYRHGILFAPYAAQLLAAHVVEGSSSQWIQTFSPERFHGLDR; encoded by the coding sequence ATGACCCATACAGCACTCTATGATTGGTGCGTTATTGGCGGCGGGATTGCGGGGCTTGCCGCTGCCCGCGCACTGGCGCAACGGGGCCAGCGCGTGGCGATTGTGGAGCAAGGAAAATTTGGAAACGGAGCAACCGCCGCTGCCGGAGGGATGCTGGCTCCGCTGGTGGAGGCCCGGGTTGCCGAACCTCACACCCTCCATTTTGGTTTTGAGGCACTGCGGTTTTATCCGGAGTTCATCCGCCAGCTTGAGGCCGAAGCGGAGATGGAGGTTGGCTACCGAACCGACGGGACGCTGGTGGTTGGCGTGGACCGCGACCAAACCGAGCAGCTGCGCCACCTGTTTGCCGAGCAGCAGCGGTTGCAGCTTCCGGTGGAGTGGTTCAGCGGCTACGAACTGCGCGAGCTGGAGCCGTATCTATCCCCCACGATTGCCGGCGGCATCCGTTCGGGATACGACCACCAGGTGGATAACCAACTGCTGGCCGAAGCATTGCGGCGCACGCTTGTTCGGTTGGATGTTGGGGTGATGGAAGGCGTTGGCGAACTTCACCCGCAGCGCGTTGATGGAATCTGGAAGATTGAGGGGGATGGTGTTCCCGGAACGCCCCTTGCTGCGGCGAACGTGCTGTTGGCCGAAGGTGCCTCGGCCCGCGCTTTGCGGCGATTGCTGCCGGAGCTTGGGCGGCATCTGCGCCCGGTGAAAGGGCAGGTGCTGCGGCTGGACCAACGCGAACTCCATCTGCTGGACCACGTGGTCCGCACCCCCGAAGTCTATCTGGTCCCGAAAAGCGACGGGCGATTGGTGGTGGGGGCAAGTGCCGAGGAGCAAGGGTTCGACGACCGGATCACCGCAGGGGTGATGTTTGAGCTTCTGCGTGCGGCGTGGGAATGCGTTCCGGCAATCCGCGAGCTTCCCATTCTGGAGACCACCGTCGGATTCCGCCCGGCCACCAGCGACCACTTGCCGCTGATCGGCTGGACCCCAATTCCCGGGCTTGCCGTTGCAACGGGCTACTACCGGCATGGAATCTTGTTCGCCCCGTACGCCGCGCAACTGCTGGCAGCCCACGTGGTGGAAGGAAGCAGCAGCCAATGGATTCAGACTTTTTCCCCTGAGCGATTTCATGGACTTGACCGTTAA
- the thiS gene encoding sulfur carrier protein ThiS, with product MDLTVNGEPATLMEAGTIAELLQQQRIEPTQQGIAVAVNDTVIPRRSWPTHKLQEGDRVEVITAMQGG from the coding sequence ATGGACTTGACCGTTAATGGCGAACCCGCAACGCTGATGGAGGCCGGAACCATTGCCGAGCTTCTACAACAGCAAAGGATAGAACCAACCCAACAAGGGATTGCGGTTGCGGTGAACGACACCGTTATCCCCCGCCGCAGTTGGCCAACACACAAGCTGCAGGAAGGGGATCGGGTTGAGGTTATCACAGCGATGCAGGGGGGATAG